The Streptomyces sp. NBC_00435 nucleotide sequence CAGAACGGCGTCCCGCGGCTCGAAGTGCAGGGTGACGTGGTCGCCCAGCGCCGGCGTCTCGCGCAGTTCGGGCAGGTCCGCCTTGACCCGGTGGCCCTCGATGTCCACGTAGAGCCGGTGGGTCGAACCGCGCCACTGCACCTCGGTGATCGTCCCGCTGAGCGCGTTGGGGCCGGCACCGAGGCCGAGCAGGTGCGGCCGTACGCACAGGGTCGCGCTCGCGCCGACGGCCGCACGCCCGCGGTCCAGCTCGAGGGGACGCCCGGCGAACAGGGCGCCCCCGTCGACCACGGTGACGGGCAGCAGGTTGGCGTTGCCGACGAAGGAGGCGGTGAACTCGGTGCGCGGGGCCCGGTACAGCTCCTGCGGGGAGCCGCAGTCCTGCAGCCGGGCCCGGTCCATGACGGCGATCCGGTCGGCCAGGGTCAGCGCCTCGACCTGGTCGTGGGTGACGTAGAGGATGGAGACTTCCGGCAGCTCGCGGTGGAGTCGGGCCAGTTCGGCCAGCATCCCGGAGCGCAGCTGGGCGTCGAGCGCGGACAGCGGCTCGTCCAGCAGCAGGACCCCGGGCCGGATGGCGAGCGCGCGGGCGATGGCCACGCGCTGCTGCTGCCCGCCGGAGAGCTCCCGGGGGTAGCGCTTGGCGTAGGCCGCCATCCCGGTCATCTCCAGGGCCTCGGCGACGCGGCCGGGGATCTCGGCCCTGGGCGCCTTCTGCGCCCTGAGGCCGAAGGCGACGTTGTCCTCGACCCGCATGTGCGGGAAGAGCGCGTACTGCTGGACGACCATGCCGATGCCCCGCTTGTGCGGCGGCAGGGCGGTGACGTCCCGGCCGCCGATCAGCACCCGGCCCGAGGCGGGCCGTACGAAGCCGGCCACCGCGCGCAGTGCCGTCGTCTTGCCGGAGCCGGAGGGGCCGAGCAGCGCCATGACCTCGCCGGGCTCGAC carries:
- a CDS encoding ABC transporter ATP-binding protein, whose translation is MSGIRFDSVSVAYHGTTVLDRLELTVEPGEVMALLGPSGSGKTTALRAVAGFVRPASGRVLIGGRDVTALPPHKRGIGMVVQQYALFPHMRVEDNVAFGLRAQKAPRAEIPGRVAEALEMTGMAAYAKRYPRELSGGQQQRVAIARALAIRPGVLLLDEPLSALDAQLRSGMLAELARLHRELPEVSILYVTHDQVEALTLADRIAVMDRARLQDCGSPQELYRAPRTEFTASFVGNANLLPVTVVDGGALFAGRPLELDRGRAAVGASATLCVRPHLLGLGAGPNALSGTITEVQWRGSTHRLYVDIEGHRVKADLPELRETPALGDHVTLHFEPRDAVLLAAGVSDD